Proteins from one Sabethes cyaneus chromosome 2, idSabCyanKW18_F2, whole genome shotgun sequence genomic window:
- the LOC128735683 gene encoding sodium/potassium/calcium exchanger 3-like — MTALSRDWFFTDNQNNTGLEARIPEAPLLHYNVSQVNILNAPYDSLSLAQLSLDERIELEKYVWHWYPWRRINYKVLEDGRKVELFCDEGSAIDNLPDDIFTQEQRLQGAIVLHFIGAIYFFCILAYVVSEYFLPSIECICEDLKLTQDVAAATFMAIAGSIPDFFTNTISTFIADSDMGLGTVVGSLLFNTLGCAALAGLATRKPVQLDWWPLTRDSLVFAMNVALLTAFAWDGRIYWWEAMIFVILLAVYFIIMFQNRPIMNFFKKYIEVKWNLCARVVNEIEKCERAEAEEAARCGQSVTGDKPVTEAPRKTLEKPGTRMSTASVLSDQMAETPLKVGELHIPSRHTVAVPDEYPPMTLWKVSRETWLRGFWWFFSWPIRFVLMFIVPNPVTMRRWYPLTFVMCIILIGCCSFFTFWMISIIGYTLGIPDIVMGLTFLAMGGCMPEALSAVVVIRSGNGSMGVSNALGANSLAVLFSLGMPWFIRTVADGGASTNAYYVIASYGMQYSIVSLLFAIAFLYITIYIAIFKLRKRVGVILIFFYALLVAFMLLNELDVFFHSGEQC, encoded by the exons ATGACGGCTTTATCACGTGATTGGT TTTTCACAGATAACCAGAATAATACCGGACTGGAAGCACGCATACCGGAAGCACCGTTATTACATTATAACGTCTCGCAGGTTAACATTCTCAATGCCCCGTATGATTCCTTATCACTGGCTCAACTCTCACTGGACGAACGAATAGAACTGGAGAAGTACGTTTGGCACTGGTATCCATGGCGTCGAATCAACTATAAGGTACTGGAGGATGGCCGAAAAGTGGAACTGTTCTGCGACGAAGGATCTGCTATAGACAACTTGCCGGATGATATTTTCACAC AGGAGCAGCGGTTACAGGGAGCAATTGTTCTTCATTTCATTGGTGCTATTTACTTCTTCTGCATCCTGGCTTACGTGGTGAGCGAGTACTTTCTACCGTCAATCGAGTGTATCTGCGAAGATTTAAAGCTTACACAG GATGTCGCCGCAGCAACCTTCATGGCTATTGCTGGAAGTATTCCGGATTTCTTCACAAACACGATCAGTACGTTCATAGCGGACTCCGATATGGGTCTGGGCACCGTCGTTGGATCCCTGCTTTTCAACACGTTGGGTTGTGCTGCCTTGGCTGGCTTGGCCACTAGAAAA CCTGTTCAACTCGATTGGTGGCCCTTAACACGAGATTCCTTGGTGTTTGCGATGAACGTTGCATTATTGACTGCATTTGCATGGGACGGTCGTATTTATTGGTGGGAAGCCATGATTTTTGTAATTCTGCTTGCCGTTTACTTCATAATCATGTTTCAAAATAGACCAATaatgaattttttcaaaaaatatatcgAAGTCAAGTGGAATTTGTGTGCACGAGTAGTTAACGAGATTGAGAAATGCGAACGAGCTGAAGCAGAAGAAGCAGCGCGATGTGGTCAGAGTGTCACTGGAGACAAGCCGGTTACCGAAGCACCCAGAAAGACCCTCGAGAAGCCAGGTACTCGGATGTCAACAGCGTCTGTCCTATCCGATCAAATGGCTGAAACACCATTGAAAGTTGGAGAATTGCATA taccATCTCGACATACAGTGGCAGTTCCAGATGAGTATCCACCCATGACCCTTTGGAAAGTTTCTCGTGAAACTTGGTTGCGCGGCTTCTGGTGGTTCTTCAGTTGGCCAATTCGTTTCGTCCTGATGTTTATTGTGCCTAACCCGGTTACCATGCGGCGTTGGTATCCGTTGACATTCGTTATGTGTATAATATTGATCGGATGTTGTTCGTTTTTTACGTTCTGGATGATATCGATTATTGGATATACCTTGGGAATTCCAGATATTGTCATGGGACTGACGTTCTTAGCCATGGGCGGTTGCATGCCGGAAGCTCTATCCGCAGTGGTTGTCATAAGATCCG gtAATGGCTCAATGGGCGTTTCTAATGCCTTGGGTGCTAACTCATTAGCGGTCCTGTTTTCGTTGGGCATGCCTTGGTTTATTCGGACGGTAGCTGATGGTGGCGCTTCAACCAATGCGTATTATGTGATCGCGTCCTATGGAATGCAGTATTCGATAGTTTCGTTGCTTTTCGCAATTGCGTTTCTCTACATTACAATTTACATCGCAATATTTAAATTGCGGAAGCGAGTTGGCgttatattgatttttttctacgCCTTGTTGGTGGCATTCATGTTATTGAATGAACTTGACGTCTTCTTCCATTCAGGTGAACAATGTTGA